The following proteins come from a genomic window of Micromonospora echinofusca:
- a CDS encoding C40 family peptidase translates to MSSLRNTLRALAVAVVSATLLAPAVPARAEPSPAELTRRIENSSAKLEHVVEAYNKLREEIKANQAAVARVQSRIGPLEQETERSRADVGEIAVTAYKTGSNLTTADALLRPGGADTLLDRLGMLDQLTRQRQAKITNFTGNQRRLLDEKTRLEVTLGRQAAQAREMTAAKKRIERDLAELYELRRQAYGRATEKPAARPDSAKQAPAVSGRAGTAVRYAYGALGKPYVWGADGPNGYDCSGLTSAAWRAAGKSLPHNTRMQWGAVTHISRSELRPGDLVFYSGLGHVGLYVGGGQVIDAPSAGRNVLKRGMNLMPIQGYGRVR, encoded by the coding sequence TTGTCGTCCCTCAGGAACACGCTGCGCGCCCTGGCGGTCGCCGTGGTGTCGGCCACGCTGCTCGCACCGGCGGTACCCGCCCGGGCCGAACCGTCCCCCGCCGAGCTGACCCGGCGGATCGAGAACTCCTCCGCGAAGCTCGAACACGTCGTCGAGGCGTACAACAAGCTCCGCGAGGAGATCAAGGCCAACCAGGCCGCCGTGGCGCGGGTGCAGAGCCGCATCGGCCCCCTGGAGCAGGAGACCGAGCGGAGCCGGGCCGACGTCGGCGAGATTGCGGTGACCGCGTACAAGACCGGCAGCAACCTGACCACCGCGGACGCGCTGCTGCGTCCCGGCGGCGCCGACACCCTGCTGGACCGGCTCGGCATGCTCGACCAGCTCACCCGGCAACGGCAGGCGAAGATCACGAACTTCACCGGCAACCAGCGCCGGCTGCTCGACGAGAAGACCCGGCTGGAGGTCACGCTGGGCCGGCAGGCGGCACAGGCCCGCGAGATGACCGCCGCGAAGAAGCGGATCGAACGCGACCTGGCCGAGCTCTACGAGCTGCGCCGGCAGGCGTACGGCCGGGCCACCGAGAAGCCGGCCGCCCGGCCCGACAGCGCGAAGCAGGCACCGGCGGTCTCCGGCCGGGCCGGCACCGCGGTGCGGTACGCGTACGGCGCGCTCGGCAAGCCGTACGTCTGGGGCGCCGACGGGCCGAACGGCTACGACTGCTCGGGGTTGACCTCGGCGGCCTGGCGGGCGGCCGGCAAGTCGCTGCCGCACAACACCCGGATGCAGTGGGGCGCGGTGACCCACATCAGCCGCAGCGAGCTGCGCCCGGGCGACCTCGTCTTCTACAGCGGGCTCGGGCACGTGGGCCTGTACGTCGGCGGCGGCCAGGTCATCGACGCGCCGAGCGCCGGTCGCAACGTGCTCAAGCGGGGCATGAACCTGATGCCCATCCAGGGCTACGGCCGGGTCCGCTGA
- a CDS encoding DUF1360 domain-containing protein encodes MTALKEKVARLRQAYAPHEHRPLGGYLAAMGTYAGVTAGIAGLVRATGRPVPDRPAPADVVLLSIATHKLSRLLSKDAVTSPLRAPFTRYDKPIGSGEVMEQVRDQGSSTRHAIGELLSCPFCLAVWVATGLTGGLVLAPRLTRLVATALTAVAASDFLQMAYAVAQQAAEGGEHDED; translated from the coding sequence GTGACCGCCCTGAAGGAGAAGGTGGCGCGGCTGCGCCAGGCGTACGCGCCGCACGAGCACCGGCCGCTGGGCGGTTACCTGGCGGCGATGGGCACCTACGCCGGGGTGACCGCCGGCATCGCCGGCCTGGTCCGGGCGACCGGCCGACCGGTGCCCGACCGGCCCGCCCCGGCCGACGTGGTGCTGTTGAGCATCGCCACCCACAAGCTGAGCCGGCTGCTGTCGAAGGACGCGGTGACGAGCCCGCTGCGGGCGCCCTTCACGCGATACGACAAGCCGATCGGCAGCGGCGAGGTGATGGAGCAGGTCCGTGACCAGGGCAGCTCCACCCGGCACGCGATCGGGGAGCTGCTGAGCTGCCCGTTCTGCCTCGCGGTCTGGGTCGCCACGGGGCTCACCGGCGGGCTGGTGCTCGCCCCCCGGCTGACCCGCCTGGTGGCGACCGCGCTGACCGCCGTGGCCGCCTCGGACTTCCTCCAGATGGCGTACGCGGTGGCCCAGCAGGCCGCCGAGGGCGGCGAGCACGACGAGGACTGA
- a CDS encoding sigma-70 family RNA polymerase sigma factor, producing the protein MARNRATGASEGTVGNVDKNIGMRTDEVAEERDLVGVYLHEISRTPLLDAAKEVDLSKAIEVGLYAEHLLGEDRVPAGVDRDDLERLVAEGERAKDLFIRANLRLVVSIARRYVRSGMPMLDLIQEGNTGLVRAVEKFDYVRGYKFSTYATWWIRQAISRAIAQQERTVRLPVHLVEDVNRMRNVARQLTRELGSDPEPEQIATALGVTVERVNELVRWSQDTVSLDTPVGDDGDTNLGDLVADSDAPSPEEIVLTGLERQRIEGLLNHLDDRSAGIMRARYGLEDGREHSLTEVASRFSLSRERIRQLEIQALGRLRELARAEGLQAA; encoded by the coding sequence ATGGCAAGGAACCGGGCAACCGGCGCGAGCGAGGGGACCGTGGGCAACGTGGACAAGAACATCGGCATGCGAACCGACGAGGTTGCCGAGGAGCGCGACCTGGTCGGCGTCTACCTTCACGAGATCTCCCGGACGCCACTGCTGGACGCCGCCAAGGAGGTCGACCTGTCCAAGGCGATCGAGGTCGGCCTCTACGCCGAGCACCTGCTCGGTGAGGACCGCGTCCCCGCCGGTGTCGACCGGGACGACCTGGAACGCCTGGTCGCCGAGGGTGAGCGGGCCAAGGACCTGTTCATTCGGGCCAACCTGCGGCTGGTCGTGTCGATCGCGCGCCGGTACGTCCGCTCGGGCATGCCCATGCTGGACCTGATCCAGGAGGGCAACACCGGCCTCGTGCGGGCGGTCGAGAAGTTCGACTACGTGCGTGGCTACAAGTTCTCCACCTACGCGACCTGGTGGATCCGCCAGGCGATCAGCCGGGCGATCGCCCAGCAGGAGCGCACCGTGCGACTGCCGGTGCACCTGGTCGAGGACGTCAACCGGATGCGTAACGTGGCCCGCCAGCTCACCCGCGAGCTGGGCAGCGACCCGGAGCCGGAGCAGATCGCGACGGCCCTCGGGGTCACCGTCGAGCGGGTCAACGAGCTGGTCCGCTGGTCGCAGGACACCGTCTCGCTGGACACCCCGGTGGGCGACGACGGCGACACCAACCTCGGTGACCTGGTCGCCGACAGCGACGCGCCGTCGCCGGAGGAGATCGTCCTCACCGGGCTGGAGCGGCAGCGGATCGAGGGCCTGCTCAACCACCTCGACGACCGTTCGGCCGGCATCATGCGGGCCCGCTACGGGCTCGAGGACGGCCGGGAGCACTCCCTGACCGAGGTGGCCTCGCGGTTCTCGCTCTCCCGGGAGCGGATCCGTCAGCTGGAGATCCAGGCGCTCGGCCGGCTCCGCGAGCTGGCCAGGGCCGAGGGGCTCCAGGCGGCCTGA
- a CDS encoding phosphodiesterase — translation MPPAATVTDRAAVAVDRATAALTRLRRARLLHPAGRSFTGEVVVWGTPGPPTGVPLLDDPGRFPATVRLSKGVPTPGAWPDVLGLAVRLHSDAGRPFDLLVSSSGAAPLLRNLPLPRRRFAGTYSTIMPFRAGRRRLFLAALADPESPDLGRSLPEVAAAARADAPRLVLAVASAVGPWRPFGQVSLGAQLSARDDAALAFDPIGNLPPGLRAVGPIAWLREHTYRGSRRARGAVAQSGGSMGVTV, via the coding sequence ATGCCGCCTGCCGCCACCGTGACCGACCGGGCCGCCGTCGCAGTCGACCGCGCGACCGCCGCCCTGACCCGGCTACGCCGGGCCCGCCTGCTGCATCCCGCGGGCCGCTCGTTCACGGGCGAGGTCGTCGTCTGGGGTACGCCGGGACCGCCGACCGGGGTGCCGCTGCTGGACGATCCGGGACGCTTCCCGGCGACCGTCCGGCTCTCCAAGGGCGTGCCCACCCCGGGCGCCTGGCCGGACGTGCTGGGGCTGGCCGTGCGGCTGCACTCCGACGCGGGCCGGCCGTTCGACCTGCTGGTCAGCTCCAGCGGGGCCGCGCCGCTGCTGCGGAACCTGCCGCTGCCCCGGCGCCGCTTCGCGGGGACGTACAGCACGATCATGCCGTTCCGCGCGGGCCGGCGGCGGCTCTTCCTGGCCGCGCTGGCCGACCCGGAGTCGCCCGACCTGGGCCGCAGCCTGCCCGAGGTCGCCGCCGCGGCCCGGGCGGACGCGCCGCGCCTGGTGCTCGCGGTCGCGTCCGCCGTCGGGCCGTGGCGGCCGTTCGGGCAGGTCAGCCTCGGTGCCCAGCTCAGCGCCCGCGACGACGCGGCGCTGGCCTTCGACCCGATCGGCAATCTCCCGCCGGGGCTGCGGGCGGTCGGCCCGATCGCCTGGCTGCGGGAGCACACCTACCGGGGCTCGCGACGGGCCCGGGGCGCCGTGGCTCAGTCGGGGGGCTCGATGGGGGTCACCGTCTGA
- a CDS encoding DUF3817 domain-containing protein, translating into MGAALTRYRVIAWIVGVALILLVVIGMPMKYAFDEPILVETVGQAHGFLYMLYLVAAFDLSRRAGWPLKRMVLVMLAGTVPFVSFFAERRVSSWVTAEETGRTPEPVAG; encoded by the coding sequence GTGGGCGCAGCCCTGACCCGGTACCGAGTCATCGCCTGGATCGTCGGCGTGGCGCTGATCCTGCTGGTCGTGATCGGCATGCCGATGAAGTACGCCTTCGACGAACCGATCCTGGTGGAAACCGTGGGCCAGGCCCACGGTTTCCTCTACATGCTCTACCTGGTGGCCGCCTTCGACCTGTCCCGCCGGGCCGGCTGGCCGCTGAAGCGGATGGTCCTGGTCATGCTGGCCGGCACGGTGCCGTTCGTCTCCTTCTTCGCCGAGCGCCGGGTCAGCTCCTGGGTGACGGCGGAAGAGACCGGGCGCACGCCGGAGCCGGTCGCCGGCTGA
- a CDS encoding DUF6158 family protein, whose protein sequence is MMTGSVRQDDFGSPEQRMSEWDGDHVHDRASGEADQPDGELLGVDPAELADEDLAREMHSLHRTRLDTLRHASDSALANHLRRTAELETEYLARHPGREVDPSRLRDA, encoded by the coding sequence ATCATGACGGGATCGGTACGGCAGGACGACTTCGGCAGCCCGGAGCAGCGGATGTCCGAGTGGGATGGCGACCACGTCCACGACAGGGCCTCCGGCGAGGCGGACCAGCCCGACGGCGAGCTGCTCGGCGTCGACCCGGCCGAGCTGGCCGACGAGGACCTGGCCCGGGAGATGCACAGCCTGCACCGTACGCGCCTGGACACGTTGCGCCACGCGTCGGACTCCGCCCTCGCCAACCACCTGCGCCGCACGGCGGAGCTGGAGACCGAGTACCTCGCCCGGCACCCCGGCCGCGAGGTCGACCCGAGCCGGCTGCGGGACGCCTGA
- a CDS encoding DUF6232 family protein, which translates to MTAAKNTLLYARPGIIVTVDRFTVGRNSWQVNELTHLHTGRGPHDRVAVRAVVVTGAMIGGVGLLLGFTGGLQRLTAGAYLVLGLVFLLPVLVALVGDRWRPPAYELWGRRRGERVLLFSSDDERQFGQVSRALRRAREINRYGGWEDPLASVDPWRPNR; encoded by the coding sequence GTGACCGCAGCGAAGAACACCCTCCTCTACGCCCGACCCGGGATCATCGTCACGGTCGACCGGTTCACCGTCGGCCGCAACAGCTGGCAGGTCAACGAGCTGACCCACCTGCACACCGGCCGGGGCCCGCACGACCGCGTCGCGGTGCGGGCCGTCGTCGTCACCGGCGCCATGATCGGCGGCGTCGGCCTGCTGCTCGGCTTCACCGGCGGGCTGCAACGGCTCACCGCGGGGGCGTACCTCGTGCTGGGCCTGGTGTTCCTGTTGCCGGTGCTGGTCGCGCTGGTGGGGGACCGGTGGCGACCGCCCGCGTACGAGCTGTGGGGGCGGCGACGGGGCGAGCGGGTGCTGCTGTTCAGCAGCGACGACGAGCGGCAGTTCGGCCAGGTCTCCCGGGCCCTGCGCCGGGCCCGGGAGATCAACCGCTACGGCGGCTGGGAGGACCCGCTCGCCTCGGTCGACCCGTGGCGGCCCAACCGGTGA
- a CDS encoding 3-deoxy-7-phosphoheptulonate synthase, with product MTTPETDRVSDQRIDRVVPLTTPALLHHELPLDDTLASAVLAGRRAVGRVLDGADDRLLVVVGPCSVHDPAAALEYAHLLREAAARVADDLLVVMRVYFEKPRSTVGWKGLINDPGLDGSGDVNTGLRTARALLLDVLRLGLPVGCEFLDPITPQYIADTVAWGAIGARTVESQVHRQLASGLSMPIGMKNRPDGSIGTAVDAIRAAGVPHVFPGIDVSGTPAILHTRGNADGHLVLRGGGGRPNYDAESVAGALELLRAAGLPERVVVDASHANSGKDHRNQPRVAADVAAQLDAGQRGIVGIMLESFLLPGRQDLDPTRELTYGQSVTDACIGWDTTEEVLSHLAAAVRTRRRTAVPTSA from the coding sequence GTGACGACCCCGGAGACCGATCGGGTCAGCGACCAACGGATCGACCGCGTCGTGCCGTTGACCACCCCGGCCCTGCTGCACCACGAGCTGCCCCTCGACGACACGCTCGCCTCGGCCGTACTGGCCGGGCGACGGGCGGTCGGTCGCGTGCTGGACGGTGCCGACGACCGGCTGCTGGTGGTGGTCGGCCCGTGCTCGGTGCACGACCCGGCCGCCGCGCTGGAGTACGCCCACCTGCTGCGCGAAGCCGCCGCGCGGGTGGCCGACGACCTGCTGGTCGTGATGCGGGTCTACTTCGAGAAGCCGCGCTCGACGGTGGGCTGGAAGGGCCTGATCAACGACCCCGGGCTGGACGGCTCCGGCGACGTCAACACCGGCCTGCGTACGGCCCGCGCGCTCCTGCTCGACGTGTTGCGCCTGGGGCTCCCCGTCGGCTGCGAGTTCCTCGACCCGATCACGCCGCAGTACATCGCCGACACGGTGGCGTGGGGAGCGATCGGCGCGCGGACGGTGGAGAGCCAGGTGCACCGGCAGCTCGCCTCCGGCCTGTCGATGCCGATCGGCATGAAGAACCGCCCGGACGGCAGCATCGGCACCGCCGTCGACGCCATCCGGGCGGCCGGCGTACCGCACGTCTTCCCCGGCATCGACGTCTCCGGCACGCCCGCGATCCTGCACACCCGGGGCAACGCCGACGGGCACCTGGTGCTGCGCGGCGGGGGCGGCCGGCCGAACTACGACGCGGAGTCGGTGGCCGGCGCCCTGGAGCTGCTGCGCGCGGCCGGCCTGCCCGAGCGCGTGGTGGTCGACGCGAGCCACGCCAACAGCGGCAAGGACCACCGCAACCAGCCGAGGGTGGCCGCCGACGTGGCGGCCCAGCTCGACGCCGGGCAGCGCGGCATCGTCGGGATCATGCTGGAGAGCTTCCTGCTCCCCGGCCGCCAGGACCTCGACCCGACCCGCGAGCTGACGTACGGCCAGTCGGTCACGGACGCCTGCATCGGCTGGGACACCACCGAGGAGGTCCTCAGCCACCTGGCCGCCGCCGTCCGCACCCGCCGCCGCACCGCCGTACCCACCTCCGCCTGA
- a CDS encoding alkaline phosphatase PhoX translates to MDRRTVLRATVLGGAAAFSGSLWAGAALAAPAQPGASPYGPLGAADANGLQLPAGFTSRVIARSRQTVPGTSYTWHDAPDGGACFVAGTGWIYVSNSEILTTGGASAVRFDADGSVASAYRILSNTNRNCAGGATPWGTWLSGEEVSRGYVYETYPQGGRAGVRRAAMGRFNHEAAACDPERQVVYLTEDETSGCFYRFRPTTWGDLSAGTLEVLVAGTGTSGPVSWARVPDPDGSPTLTRNQVSGAKRFNGGEGCWYADGTCWFTTKGDNRVWAYDAVDQRIDLAYDDSLVSGTAPLTGVDNITGARSGDLYVAEDGGNMEINVITPAGVVAPFLRITGQSSSEICGPAFSPDGGRFYFSSQRGTSGSSSGGITYEVRGPFRS, encoded by the coding sequence ATGGACCGTCGTACCGTCCTGCGCGCCACCGTCCTCGGCGGCGCCGCCGCCTTCTCCGGCAGTCTCTGGGCCGGCGCCGCCCTGGCCGCCCCTGCTCAGCCCGGTGCCAGCCCGTACGGGCCGCTCGGCGCGGCCGACGCCAACGGCCTCCAACTGCCCGCCGGTTTCACCAGCCGGGTGATCGCCCGCTCCCGGCAGACGGTGCCGGGGACGTCGTACACCTGGCACGACGCGCCCGACGGCGGCGCCTGTTTCGTCGCCGGCACCGGATGGATCTACGTCTCGAACTCCGAGATCCTGACCACCGGCGGGGCCTCGGCGGTGCGCTTCGACGCCGACGGCAGCGTCGCCTCGGCGTACCGCATCCTGTCGAACACCAACCGCAACTGCGCGGGCGGCGCGACCCCGTGGGGGACCTGGCTCTCCGGCGAGGAGGTCAGCCGGGGATACGTGTACGAGACGTACCCGCAGGGCGGCCGGGCCGGGGTGCGGCGGGCCGCGATGGGCCGGTTCAACCACGAGGCGGCGGCCTGCGACCCGGAGCGACAGGTCGTCTACCTCACGGAGGACGAGACCAGCGGCTGCTTCTACCGGTTCCGGCCGACCACCTGGGGCGACCTCTCGGCCGGCACGCTGGAGGTGCTGGTCGCCGGCACGGGCACCAGCGGCCCGGTGAGCTGGGCGCGGGTGCCCGACCCGGACGGCTCGCCCACGCTCACCCGCAACCAGGTCTCCGGGGCGAAGAGGTTCAACGGCGGCGAGGGCTGCTGGTACGCCGACGGCACCTGCTGGTTCACCACCAAGGGCGACAACCGGGTCTGGGCCTACGACGCGGTCGACCAGCGCATCGACCTGGCGTACGACGACTCGCTGGTCTCCGGGACGGCGCCGCTGACCGGGGTGGACAACATCACCGGGGCCCGCTCGGGCGACCTCTACGTCGCCGAGGACGGCGGCAACATGGAGATCAACGTGATCACGCCGGCGGGGGTGGTCGCCCCGTTCCTGCGGATCACCGGCCAGTCCTCGTCGGAGATCTGCGGGCCGGCGTTCTCGCCCGACGGCGGCCGGTTCTACTTCTCGTCGCAGCGCGGCACGTCCGGCTCCTCCTCCGGGGGCATCACCTACGAGGTACGCGGCCCGTTCCGCTCCTGA
- a CDS encoding aspartate-semialdehyde dehydrogenase: protein MRIGIVGATGQVGGVMRQVLAEREFPAEQVRLFASARSAGRTLPWRDGEVTVEDAATADYSGLDIALFSAGKGTAKELAPRVAAAGAVVIDNSSAFRMDPQVPLVVAEVNPHAAAVRPKGIIANPNCTTMAAMPVLRPLHAEAELVSLVVSTYQAVSGAGLAGVAELDEQVRKVAEHAAGLAFDGTAVEFPAPRSFARPIAFNVLPLAGSIVDDGSFETDEEQKLRNESRRILEIPGLRVSGTCVRVPVFTGHSLQINARFARPITPQRARELLDGAPGVALADVPTPLQAAGQDPTYVGRIRADETVEHGLALFCSNDNLRKGAALNAVQLAELVAAERR, encoded by the coding sequence ATGAGGATCGGCATTGTGGGGGCCACCGGCCAGGTCGGTGGCGTGATGCGGCAGGTGCTGGCGGAGCGGGAGTTCCCGGCGGAGCAGGTGCGGTTGTTCGCCTCGGCGCGCTCGGCCGGGCGCACCCTGCCCTGGCGGGACGGCGAGGTGACCGTGGAGGACGCGGCCACCGCCGACTACTCCGGGCTCGACATCGCCCTCTTCTCCGCCGGCAAGGGCACCGCGAAGGAGCTCGCGCCGCGGGTCGCCGCCGCCGGCGCCGTCGTCATCGACAACTCCTCGGCGTTCCGCATGGACCCGCAGGTGCCGCTGGTCGTCGCCGAGGTCAACCCGCACGCCGCCGCCGTACGCCCCAAGGGGATCATCGCCAACCCGAACTGCACGACGATGGCCGCGATGCCCGTGCTGCGGCCGCTGCACGCCGAGGCGGAGCTGGTCAGCCTGGTCGTCTCGACGTACCAGGCGGTCTCCGGCGCCGGCCTGGCCGGCGTCGCCGAACTCGACGAGCAGGTCCGCAAGGTCGCCGAGCACGCCGCCGGTCTCGCCTTCGACGGCACGGCCGTGGAGTTCCCGGCCCCCCGCTCGTTCGCCCGGCCGATCGCGTTCAACGTGCTCCCGCTCGCCGGCTCGATCGTCGACGACGGCAGCTTCGAGACCGACGAGGAGCAGAAGCTGCGCAACGAGAGCCGCCGCATCCTGGAGATCCCCGGGCTGCGCGTCTCCGGCACCTGCGTCCGGGTGCCCGTGTTCACCGGCCACTCGCTTCAGATCAACGCCCGCTTCGCCCGCCCGATCACCCCGCAGCGGGCCCGCGAACTGCTCGACGGCGCCCCCGGCGTGGCGCTCGCCGACGTACCGACCCCGTTGCAGGCGGCCGGCCAGGACCCGACCTACGTGGGACGGATCCGCGCCGACGAGACCGTCGAGCACGGCCTCGCCCTGTTCTGCTCCAACGACAACCTGCGCAAGGGCGCCGCGCTCAACGCGGTGCAGCTCGCCGAGCTGGTCGCCGCCGAGCGCCGCTGA
- a CDS encoding M16 family metallopeptidase — translation MTLIADRPGPGAARPYRFPQVVRRTVAGGQVVAAHLPGQNLAVALLLLDAGAGREPTGKEGLGAVLAKALEEGTAQRDATAYALAIEGLGTELVIGLDWDSFQVSVQVPVERLSAAVELLAEAVRTPKLDPDDVRRVRDDEATALRMDWANPGPRADAALRADLFGAGNRWGRPMYGDPESVAALDVEDVTVFHSEWFIRPGTLIVAGDLERLDLDALGATAFAGTGGGPVEQGGPIEVPTRSGRRIILVDRPGSVQSTLRLGHPSPHRAHPDHVPMTLAGTVLGGAFTSRLNHLIREVRGYTYGIRGDFASSRRFGRFGVSSSVQTAVTAPAVVEAVGEITRTRETGVTEEELAVARSWRAGQLSVELQSPRAIAGALTTLVVYDLPDDYHARLRESLLAADVAQVSAAAATHLRPEELTLVVEGDAAVIRDELVATGLGELVEDAS, via the coding sequence ATGACGCTGATCGCTGACCGCCCCGGGCCGGGCGCCGCCCGCCCGTACCGGTTCCCGCAGGTGGTCCGGCGCACGGTCGCCGGTGGTCAGGTGGTCGCCGCGCACCTGCCCGGGCAGAACCTGGCCGTGGCGCTGCTGCTGCTCGACGCGGGCGCCGGGCGCGAACCGACCGGCAAGGAGGGGCTCGGCGCGGTGCTCGCCAAGGCACTGGAGGAGGGGACCGCGCAGCGCGACGCGACAGCGTACGCGCTGGCGATCGAAGGGCTCGGCACCGAGCTGGTGATCGGCCTGGACTGGGACTCCTTCCAGGTCAGCGTGCAGGTGCCGGTGGAGCGGCTGAGCGCCGCCGTGGAGCTGCTCGCCGAGGCGGTACGCACCCCGAAGCTGGACCCGGACGACGTCCGGCGGGTGCGTGACGACGAGGCGACCGCGCTGCGGATGGACTGGGCCAACCCCGGCCCGCGGGCCGACGCGGCACTGCGCGCCGACCTGTTCGGCGCCGGCAACCGCTGGGGCCGCCCCATGTACGGCGACCCGGAGTCGGTGGCGGCGCTGGACGTCGAGGACGTCACGGTCTTCCACTCCGAGTGGTTCATCCGCCCCGGCACGCTGATCGTCGCGGGTGACCTGGAACGGCTGGACCTGGACGCGCTCGGCGCGACGGCCTTCGCCGGCACCGGCGGCGGGCCGGTCGAGCAGGGCGGCCCGATCGAGGTGCCGACCCGCTCCGGCCGACGGATCATCCTCGTGGACCGGCCCGGGTCGGTGCAGTCCACGCTGCGGCTGGGCCACCCGTCGCCGCACCGCGCCCACCCCGACCACGTGCCGATGACGCTCGCCGGCACGGTGCTCGGCGGGGCGTTCACCTCCCGGCTCAACCACCTGATCCGCGAGGTGCGCGGCTACACGTACGGCATCCGGGGCGACTTCGCCTCGTCCCGCCGGTTCGGCCGCTTCGGGGTCAGCTCCAGCGTGCAGACGGCCGTCACCGCGCCGGCCGTCGTCGAGGCCGTCGGGGAGATCACCCGTACCCGCGAGACCGGGGTGACCGAGGAGGAGCTGGCGGTCGCGCGTTCCTGGCGGGCCGGGCAGCTCTCGGTGGAGTTGCAGAGCCCCCGGGCCATCGCCGGCGCGCTGACCACCCTGGTCGTGTACGACCTGCCCGACGACTACCACGCCCGGCTGCGGGAGTCGCTGCTCGCCGCCGACGTGGCCCAGGTCTCCGCGGCGGCCGCCACGCACCTGCGCCCGGAGGAACTCACCCTCGTGGTGGAGGGCGACGCCGCCGTGATCCGCGACGAACTCGTCGCCACCGGCCTGGGCGAACTCGTCGAGGACGCCTCCTGA
- a CDS encoding M16 family metallopeptidase has translation MPDSGYPWPIETTRLDNGLRVVVSEDRTAPAVAVNLWYDVGSRHEPEGQTGFAHLFEHLMFEGSVNVAKTEHMKLVQGAGGSLNATTNPDRTNYFETVPAEHLELALWLEADRMGGLVPALTQETLDNQRDVVKNERRQRYDNVPYGDAWLRLLPLLYPPGHPYHHATIGSMADLNAADLATFQAFHRTYYAPNNAVLTVVGDASAAEVFALADKYFGAIPPRAQIPPAPDGRTVAATGRPAVETVTADVPAPRVYVAHRTHPFGSPGYDVLTVLATVLGSGRGSRLYQRLADGERIAQPDLVGAYGVDLAHAPAPLIATATARPGVSAERLGAGLAEVVDELATVPVTATELDRAKSLLSTSWWRQMSTVDGRADTLGRYATQFGDPAKAAQRLPAWLAVTAEQIAEAAAEVLAADDRVTLTYLPEEKH, from the coding sequence ATGCCCGACAGCGGTTACCCCTGGCCCATCGAGACCACCCGCCTGGACAACGGCCTGCGCGTGGTGGTGAGTGAGGACCGCACCGCCCCGGCGGTCGCGGTGAACCTCTGGTACGACGTCGGTTCCCGCCACGAGCCCGAGGGGCAGACCGGCTTCGCCCACCTCTTCGAGCACCTGATGTTCGAGGGCTCGGTCAACGTGGCGAAGACCGAGCACATGAAGCTGGTGCAGGGCGCGGGCGGCTCGCTCAACGCCACCACCAACCCGGACCGCACCAACTACTTCGAGACCGTCCCCGCCGAGCACCTCGAACTGGCGCTGTGGCTGGAGGCCGACCGGATGGGCGGGCTGGTCCCCGCGCTGACCCAGGAGACGCTGGACAACCAGCGGGACGTGGTCAAGAACGAGCGGCGCCAGCGCTACGACAACGTGCCCTACGGCGACGCCTGGCTGCGGTTGCTGCCGCTGCTCTATCCGCCCGGACACCCCTACCACCACGCCACGATCGGGTCGATGGCCGACCTCAACGCCGCCGACCTGGCCACCTTCCAGGCGTTCCACCGGACCTACTACGCGCCGAACAACGCGGTGCTCACCGTGGTGGGCGACGCCTCGGCCGCCGAGGTGTTCGCGCTGGCCGACAAGTACTTCGGCGCGATCCCGCCGCGCGCGCAGATCCCGCCCGCGCCGGACGGCCGGACCGTCGCGGCCACCGGCCGACCCGCCGTGGAGACGGTCACCGCCGACGTGCCGGCGCCGCGCGTCTACGTCGCGCACCGCACCCACCCCTTCGGCAGCCCGGGCTACGACGTGCTGACGGTGCTCGCCACCGTGCTGGGCAGCGGCCGGGGCAGCCGCCTCTACCAGCGCCTCGCCGACGGGGAGCGGATCGCCCAGCCCGACCTCGTCGGGGCGTACGGGGTGGACCTCGCGCACGCCCCCGCGCCGCTGATCGCCACCGCCACGGCCCGCCCCGGGGTCAGCGCCGAACGGCTGGGCGCCGGGCTGGCCGAGGTGGTCGACGAGTTGGCCACCGTGCCGGTCACCGCCACCGAGCTGGACCGGGCCAAGTCCCTGTTGAGCACCTCGTGGTGGCGGCAGATGTCCACGGTGGACGGCCGGGCGGACACGCTCGGGCGCTACGCCACCCAGTTCGGCGACCCGGCGAAGGCCGCGCAGCGGCTGCCGGCCTGGCTCGCGGTGACCGCCGAGCAGATCGCCGAGGCCGCCGCCGAGGTGCTCGCCGCCGACGACCGGGTGACCCTGACCTACCTGCCCGAGGAGAAGCACTGA